The Primulina huaijiensis isolate GDHJ02 unplaced genomic scaffold, ASM1229523v2 scaffold42781, whole genome shotgun sequence genome includes a region encoding these proteins:
- the LOC140969833 gene encoding protein EMSY-LIKE 3-like isoform X2: MEYEAIDSSGTDDDCPQLRYNRVPVVGRVAENGRALVGLPSYQRMQGDMEFQIHNLEKIAYGAVLRAFKAQSNALSWEKEGLITELRRELRVSDDEHRETLTEVNADELIQRIREWKEAVGNRSAVVNAPQHVNNQLPSPTISQSRKKQKTSQPGSQFGTPSQSLHPQSVTSNATPLPSAVKRGPPVGPGGRRINAPAFPSAKSMQYEFTDQYSTGVLVDDPAESIRDPLIGRRVMIKWPADNNFYEALITDYNPADGRHSLVYDSNTPNATLEWVDIKEIPPEDIRWVGNNPLLSRPGEGGVQTGGGSDAERGRISSSNHISNEIRTLRNGVVKEDLGEIEILHTDTLINKVKKVLDASHPDELEMEKAKKMLKEHEQTLIEVIAKLAVACDSDGEHP, from the exons ATGGAATATGAAGCTATAGACAGCAGTG GTACTGACGATGATTGTCCCCAGCTGCGGTATAATAGAGTTCCTGTTGTTGGTCGTGTAGCAGAAAATGGAAGAGCATTGGTAGGTTTACCATCATATCAAAGGATGCAAGGTGATATGGAGTTTCAAATTCACAATCTGGAGAAAATAGCATATGGTGCAGTTTTACGAGCTTTTAAAGCTCAATCTAATGCCTTATCTTGG GAGAAAGAAGGTTTGATAACAGAACTAAGGAGAGAGCTGAGGGTTTCAGATGATGAGCACAGAGAAACGCTTACCGAGGTCAATGCAGATGAGCTCATTCAGAGAATCAGAGAGTGGAAAGAGGCAGTTGGGAACCGCAGTGCGGTGGTCAATGCTCCACAGCATGTCAACAACCAACTACCCAGTCCAACAATTTCACAATCTCGCAAAAAGCAGAAGACATCTCAGCCAGGAAGTCAATTTGGCACACCATCTCAATCTTTGCACCCTCAGTCAGTAACCTCTAATGCAACTCCTTTACCTTCAGCTGTAAAACGGGGACCTCCCGTAGGACCCGGTGGCCGAAGGATTAACGCT CCTGCTTTTCCATCTGCAAAATCCATGCAATATGAGTTTACTGATCAATATTCCACTGGTGTTCTTGTGGATGACCCAGCTGAAAGCATACGTGACCCATTAATTGGTAGGAGGGTGATGATAAAATGGCCCGCAGACAATAATTTTTACGAGGCACTAATTACTGATTACAATCCTGCAGAC GGCCGTCATTCTTTGGTTTATGATAGCAACACACCAAATGCAACCTTGGAATGGGTTGATATCAAGGAG ATTCCTCCTGAGGATATTCGATGGGTTGGTAATAATCCTCTATTATCTCGACCAGGTGAAGGTGGGGTACAAACTGGTGGTGGATCTGATGCAGAAAGAGGGAGGATATCCTCATCAAATCATATTTCAAATGAAATTCGAACATTACGGAATGGGGTCGTCAAGGAAGATTTGGGAGAAATTGAGATACTTCACACAGACACATTAATAAACAAG GTGAAGAAGGTACTTGATGCAAGCCATCCTGATGAACTAGAGATGGAGAAAGCTAAGAAAATGCTCAAG GAACATGAACAAACACTGATCGAAGTGATAGCAAAACTTGCAGTTGCATGTGATAGTG ATGGTGAGCACCCTTAA
- the LOC140969812 gene encoding protein STRUBBELIG-RECEPTOR FAMILY 2-like, whose protein sequence is MIKQWRCLIAIVSLTSLVLQAFAITDETDVQALRDLYRSLNSPVQLQRWKLEGGDPCDELWTGVSCFMSSVIHLDLKGLGLSGNLGFQLSNLRNLKQLDLSSNNIDSEIPYDLPLNLTHLNLAGNKFSQSIPYSFDLMKNLRHLNVSHNALSGTLGNVFSGLQNLRGMDLSFNNFTGDLPTSFKSLSNLTGLFLQGNHFTGSVIFLANLPLYDLNIEDNHFSGIIPEKFQSIHNLWIGGNKFDKETNYPPWNFPDTIPTEQNISSPPVTNLTAFESHPTHIASGHSKKRPSPSGIVMLVCGGTLIAVFAALFVVVRNHRSRKKAVGEMESCEGSTRNRAICTVQGMDLWSMAAEDSPHISGFSSSPLITPSRLPPIRTKTMEVPKRKSYSGRKIPITAKVYSLGELQIATNSFSEENLLGEGSLGSVYRAEFPDGTILAVKIINMVSLSIVEEEQFLDVIRNASRLKHPNIVKLFGYCMEHGQYLLVYEYIRNLCLEDALHCITYKPLSWGLRLQISLGISQALNYMHSSCVPPVAHSNLKAANILLDETLKPHVCDCGLAILRPLTSNSVKIKASEMAISDSGYIAPEHAQPGICDTKADVYAFGVLLLELLTGRRPFDNSRSRSEKSLVRWASSRLHDNASLGEMIHPSILRTMSSKSLSRFADIVSACIQPEKEFRPPMSEIVKSLICLVQKPGSIDGTIEADSLERSFRSNDTRFFGSPTISYYSV, encoded by the exons ATGATTAAACAGTGGCGGTGTCTGATTGCGATAGTATCCCTGACAAGTCTCGTGTTACAAGCCTTTGCAATCACAGATGAAACTGATG ttcaaGCTCTTCGAGATCTGTACAGGTCCCTCAACAGCCCAGTGCAGCTGCAAAGATGGAAATTAGAGGGCGGAGACCCTTGTGACGAATTATGGACTGGAGTTTCATGCTTCATGTCATCAGTGATCCACCT TGATCTTAAAGGGCTAGGCCTATCTGGGAATCTCGGGTTTCAGCTCTCTAATCTGAGAAATCTGAAGCAGCT GGACCTCAGCTCAAATAACATTGATAGCGAAATACCTTATGATTTACCTCTTAATCTCACACACCT AAACTTGGCAGGAAATAAATTTAGTCAAAGCATTCCATACTCCTTTGATCTAATGAAGAATCTTAGGCATCT CAATGTGAGCCATAATGCGCTATCAGGAACTTTGGGAAATGTATTTAGTGGCCTACAGAATCTCAGAGGAAT GGATTTGTCATTCAACAACTTCACTGGAGATCTCCCTACCTCCTTCAAATCTTTATCTAACCTGACAGGATT GTTCTTGCAGGGAAATCACTTTACCGGATCAGTAATTTTCTTGGCCAATCTCCCACTTTATGACTT GAATATCGAAGACAACCATTTTAGTGGTATTATTCCAGAAAAGTTTCAATCAATACACAACTTATG GATTGGGGGTAACAAGTTTGACAAAGAGACAAACTATCCACCCTGGAACTTTCCCGATACTATTCCCACAGAGCAGAATATCAGCAGTCCACCAGTAACAAATTTAACAGCTTTTGAGAGCCATCCTACTCATATAGCATCGGGCCACAGCAAGAAAAGACCAAGCCCATCTGGAATAGTTATGTTGGTTTGTGGAGGCACACTCATTGCAGTATTTGCTGCTCTTTTTGTTGTAGTTCGCAATCATCGGTCACGTAAGAAAGCAGTTGGAGAGATGGAGAGCTGTGAAGGTTCCACGAGAAATAGAGCTATTTGCACAGTCCAAG gcATGGATTTGTGGTCAATGGCTGCAGAGGACAGCCCACATATATCAGGATTCAGCTCCTCCCCTTTGATTACCCCCTCACGTCTGCCTCCTATTCGAACTAAAACCATGGAAGTGCCAAAGAGAAAAAGCTACTCGGGCAGAAAGATTCCTATTACAGCAAAAGTTTACAGTCTAGGAGAGCTCCAAATAGCAACCAACAGCTTCAGTGAAGAAAACCTTCTTGGAGAGGGATCTCTTGGTTCTGTATACCGAGCAGAGTTTCCAGATGGCACG ATTTTGGCCGTCAAAATCATTAACATGGTATCTCTATCCATCGTCGAAGAAGAACAGTTTTTGGATGTGATTCGAAATGCATCAAGATTGAAGCACCCTAACATTGTGAAACTTTTTGGATACTGCATGGAGCATGGCCAATATCTCCTTGTGTACGAATATATTAGGAATTTGTGCCTTGAAGATGCTTTACACTGCATCACATACAAACCATTATCTTGGGGTCTACGCCTTCAAATCTCTCTTGGCATTTCTCAGGCATTGAA TTACATGCATTCATCCTGCGTGCCTCCCGTTGCCCATAGTAACTTAAAGGCTGCAAATATCTTACTTGATGAAACACTTAAGCCCCATGTTTGTGATTGCGGGCTGGCTATCTTGAGACCCTTGACGAGCAACAGTGTGAAGATCAAG GCTTCAGAAATGGCTATTTCTGATAGTGGCTATATCGCACCGGAACATGCTCAACCTGGAATTTGCGATACAAAGGCTGATGTGTATGCCTTTGGAGTGTTGCTTTTAGAGCTTTTAACAGGAAGGAGGCCTTTTGACAA CTCAAGATCAAGATCAGAAAAATCATTGGTGAGATGGGCTTCGTCGAGGCTTCATGACAACGCGTCTTTGGGAGAGATGATCCATCCATCCATCTTGCGAACCATGTCCTCGAAATCTCTTTCACGTTTTGCGGACATTGTCTCTGCCTGCATTCAG CCTGAGAAGGAATTTAGGCCACCAATGTCTGAAATCGTCAAGTCCCTGATTTGCCTTGTGCAAAAGCCAGGTAGCATAGATGGGACCATTGAAGCAGATTCTTTGGAGAGATCGTTCCGCTCAAACGACACCCGATTCTTTGGATCACCAACTATCAGCTACTATTCTGTCTAG
- the LOC140969833 gene encoding protein EMSY-LIKE 3-like isoform X3, with translation MQGDMEFQIHNLEKIAYGAVLRAFKAQSNALSWEKEGLITELRRELRVSDDEHRETLTEVNADELIQRIREWKEAVGNRSAVVNAPQHVNNQLPSPTISQSRKKQKTSQPGSQFGTPSQSLHPQSVTSNATPLPSAVKRGPPVGPGGRRINAGQPAFPSAKSMQYEFTDQYSTGVLVDDPAESIRDPLIGRRVMIKWPADNNFYEALITDYNPADGRHSLVYDSNTPNATLEWVDIKEIPPEDIRWVGNNPLLSRPGEGGVQTGGGSDAERGRISSSNHISNEIRTLRNGVVKEDLGEIEILHTDTLINKVKKVLDASHPDELEMEKAKKMLKEHEQTLIEVIAKLAVACDSDGEHP, from the exons ATGCAAGGTGATATGGAGTTTCAAATTCACAATCTGGAGAAAATAGCATATGGTGCAGTTTTACGAGCTTTTAAAGCTCAATCTAATGCCTTATCTTGG GAGAAAGAAGGTTTGATAACAGAACTAAGGAGAGAGCTGAGGGTTTCAGATGATGAGCACAGAGAAACGCTTACCGAGGTCAATGCAGATGAGCTCATTCAGAGAATCAGAGAGTGGAAAGAGGCAGTTGGGAACCGCAGTGCGGTGGTCAATGCTCCACAGCATGTCAACAACCAACTACCCAGTCCAACAATTTCACAATCTCGCAAAAAGCAGAAGACATCTCAGCCAGGAAGTCAATTTGGCACACCATCTCAATCTTTGCACCCTCAGTCAGTAACCTCTAATGCAACTCCTTTACCTTCAGCTGTAAAACGGGGACCTCCCGTAGGACCCGGTGGCCGAAGGATTAACGCT GGTCAGCCTGCTTTTCCATCTGCAAAATCCATGCAATATGAGTTTACTGATCAATATTCCACTGGTGTTCTTGTGGATGACCCAGCTGAAAGCATACGTGACCCATTAATTGGTAGGAGGGTGATGATAAAATGGCCCGCAGACAATAATTTTTACGAGGCACTAATTACTGATTACAATCCTGCAGAC GGCCGTCATTCTTTGGTTTATGATAGCAACACACCAAATGCAACCTTGGAATGGGTTGATATCAAGGAG ATTCCTCCTGAGGATATTCGATGGGTTGGTAATAATCCTCTATTATCTCGACCAGGTGAAGGTGGGGTACAAACTGGTGGTGGATCTGATGCAGAAAGAGGGAGGATATCCTCATCAAATCATATTTCAAATGAAATTCGAACATTACGGAATGGGGTCGTCAAGGAAGATTTGGGAGAAATTGAGATACTTCACACAGACACATTAATAAACAAG GTGAAGAAGGTACTTGATGCAAGCCATCCTGATGAACTAGAGATGGAGAAAGCTAAGAAAATGCTCAAG GAACATGAACAAACACTGATCGAAGTGATAGCAAAACTTGCAGTTGCATGTGATAGTG ATGGTGAGCACCCTTAA
- the LOC140969813 gene encoding squamosa promoter-binding-like protein 9: protein MEKGDSVSSSSVSGGSSSLNGLNFGKKIYFEDAGASGLQPKTGGVSALPQRSPAKKGRTGAVHGGPPPRCQVEGCNVDLSDVKPYYSRHKVCGVHSKTLNVIVAGLEQRFCQQCSRFHQLPEFDQEKRSCRRRLAGHNERRRKPQPGSLFSPRYGSLSSSMSGNHSKRGSFTVDFTSYPSLTGRESWPITPTTERAFGNQPPWQSNPPNYLPDLLQGSTTRPNHTGTKGVSSEVCFDGASNSSSALSLLSNHPWNCSARPLNLGINNFLGTNICTPTVHPLIEQYACPSWSFKGDLASDTLQEMPPDLGLGQIYRSSNNQYTGELGLAQQGGERFHELEPSRGYDSSGQHVNWSI, encoded by the exons ATGGAAAAGGGTGATTCAGTTTCTTCTTCCTCCGTTTCTGGCGGGTCAAGTTCTTTAAATGGCTTGAACTTCGGCAAGAAAATCTACTTTGAAGATGCAGGTGCTTCTGGGTTGCAGCCCAAAACCGGTGGTGTATCGGCACTGCCTCAGCGGTCGCCGGCGAAGAAGGGGCGGACTGGGGCGGTGCATGGTGGTCCGCCACCGAGGTGCCAGGTTGAGGGGTGTAATGTAGATCTGAGTGATGTTAAGCCTTACTATTCAAGGCACAAGGTTTGTGGTGTgcattccaagactttaaatgTCATTGTTGCTGGCCTTGAGCAAAGATTTTGCCAGCAGTGCAGCAG GTTTCATCAGTTGCCTGAATTTGACCAAGAGAAAAGAAGCTGCCGCAGACGTCTGGCTGGCCACAACGAGCGTCGCCGGAAGCCGCAGCCAGGATCTTTATTCTCCCCTCGCTATGGAAGTCTTTCTTCATCTATGTCCG GTAATCATAGCAAACGTGGAAGTTTTACTGTCGACTTCACCTCATACCCTAGTCTCACTGGAAGAGAATCCTGGCCAATTACTCCAACAACTGAAAGAGCATTCGGGAATCAACCTCCATGGCAGAGCAACCCACCAAACTATCTACCAGATCTTCTGCAAGGTTCCACAACTAGGCCAAATCATACTGGGACCAAAGGAGTATCTTCAGAAGTATGTTTCGACGGAGCCTCGAACTCCAGCAGTGCTCTCTCTCTTCTGTCAAATCATCCCTGGAACTGTAGCGCCAGACCCCTGAATCTCGGGATTAACAACTTCCTTGGTACCAATATCTGCACACCAACAGTTCATCCACTTATCGAGCAATATGCATGCCCGTCGTGGAGTTTCAAGGGTGATCTGGCTAGCGACACTTTGCAAGAGATGCCTCCCGATCTGGGACTAGGACAAATTTATCGGTCTTCTAATAATCAGTATACCGGAGAGCTGGGACTGGCTCAACAAGGTGGAGAACGGTTTCATGAACTGGAACCCTCGAGGGGCTATGATTCTTCAGGTCAGCATGTAAACTGGTCGATTTGA
- the LOC140969833 gene encoding protein EMSY-LIKE 3-like isoform X1, giving the protein MEYEAIDSSGTDDDCPQLRYNRVPVVGRVAENGRALVGLPSYQRMQGDMEFQIHNLEKIAYGAVLRAFKAQSNALSWEKEGLITELRRELRVSDDEHRETLTEVNADELIQRIREWKEAVGNRSAVVNAPQHVNNQLPSPTISQSRKKQKTSQPGSQFGTPSQSLHPQSVTSNATPLPSAVKRGPPVGPGGRRINAGQPAFPSAKSMQYEFTDQYSTGVLVDDPAESIRDPLIGRRVMIKWPADNNFYEALITDYNPADGRHSLVYDSNTPNATLEWVDIKEIPPEDIRWVGNNPLLSRPGEGGVQTGGGSDAERGRISSSNHISNEIRTLRNGVVKEDLGEIEILHTDTLINKVKKVLDASHPDELEMEKAKKMLKEHEQTLIEVIAKLAVACDSDGEHP; this is encoded by the exons ATGGAATATGAAGCTATAGACAGCAGTG GTACTGACGATGATTGTCCCCAGCTGCGGTATAATAGAGTTCCTGTTGTTGGTCGTGTAGCAGAAAATGGAAGAGCATTGGTAGGTTTACCATCATATCAAAGGATGCAAGGTGATATGGAGTTTCAAATTCACAATCTGGAGAAAATAGCATATGGTGCAGTTTTACGAGCTTTTAAAGCTCAATCTAATGCCTTATCTTGG GAGAAAGAAGGTTTGATAACAGAACTAAGGAGAGAGCTGAGGGTTTCAGATGATGAGCACAGAGAAACGCTTACCGAGGTCAATGCAGATGAGCTCATTCAGAGAATCAGAGAGTGGAAAGAGGCAGTTGGGAACCGCAGTGCGGTGGTCAATGCTCCACAGCATGTCAACAACCAACTACCCAGTCCAACAATTTCACAATCTCGCAAAAAGCAGAAGACATCTCAGCCAGGAAGTCAATTTGGCACACCATCTCAATCTTTGCACCCTCAGTCAGTAACCTCTAATGCAACTCCTTTACCTTCAGCTGTAAAACGGGGACCTCCCGTAGGACCCGGTGGCCGAAGGATTAACGCT GGTCAGCCTGCTTTTCCATCTGCAAAATCCATGCAATATGAGTTTACTGATCAATATTCCACTGGTGTTCTTGTGGATGACCCAGCTGAAAGCATACGTGACCCATTAATTGGTAGGAGGGTGATGATAAAATGGCCCGCAGACAATAATTTTTACGAGGCACTAATTACTGATTACAATCCTGCAGAC GGCCGTCATTCTTTGGTTTATGATAGCAACACACCAAATGCAACCTTGGAATGGGTTGATATCAAGGAG ATTCCTCCTGAGGATATTCGATGGGTTGGTAATAATCCTCTATTATCTCGACCAGGTGAAGGTGGGGTACAAACTGGTGGTGGATCTGATGCAGAAAGAGGGAGGATATCCTCATCAAATCATATTTCAAATGAAATTCGAACATTACGGAATGGGGTCGTCAAGGAAGATTTGGGAGAAATTGAGATACTTCACACAGACACATTAATAAACAAG GTGAAGAAGGTACTTGATGCAAGCCATCCTGATGAACTAGAGATGGAGAAAGCTAAGAAAATGCTCAAG GAACATGAACAAACACTGATCGAAGTGATAGCAAAACTTGCAGTTGCATGTGATAGTG ATGGTGAGCACCCTTAA